The Scophthalmus maximus strain ysfricsl-2021 chromosome 7, ASM2237912v1, whole genome shotgun sequence genome includes a window with the following:
- the LOC118315966 gene encoding pleckstrin homology domain-containing family A member 7 isoform X2 translates to MAAPVGRDSLPEHWSYGVCADGRVFFVDDETRTTTWLHPRSGEPVNSGHMIRSDVPRGWEEGFTDQGASYFINHNQGTTAFRHPVTGQISPENVDFILQEQPLGARMMSKPAGEQLSSTTVSEASTAITSSTVDSTSASKGSRSSAKVHSFGKREQAIKRNPNVPVVVRGWLYKQDSSGMRLWKRKWFVLADFCLFYYKDSREESVLGSIPLPSYGISPVGPEDHISRKYAFKASHTGMRSYIYKESSVIGSQAEHTGMRTYYFSADTQEDMNTWLRAMNQAALMQNHGDAFIRPSDKLEMISVLQQQAVPQTNHVNHRKTKTSDSDATRPIVHEVLLEPIHRDAEERCSFHKDSPAATMGSTGLEMDTHTSLPSNPTPSAVSHSDLGSASAPVSRVPSRAPSRAASTLPSSVCTRNGLVQTPSPILEPNGIAAGTYQRAPAPPPADTHKQVHRRSALEQVEHWVKVQKAEQKGPPSRENTLPRRTPPTQHKFTSVDVYQTLPKTPRQSPPPARLGEYKYAQDRLSHFRLTPEQGVTGSNTVWQLYEWQQRHQFRHGSPTAPLYTPAPEYPFGSRPPSTVPPSSSAPRPDGPPRCVSVPPSSADIPPPGPPPGTSRTLSPTRRPHTPAERVTVRPVGDRSVVDIPFTVSPRRTKSQLFKASTIERRSLPPSGYITHTVSAPSLHGKTPEELTLLLIQLRRHQAKMASARQHALTQLQRLNGPKEPFHHNHLLTPTTTSTSPLLGSSPSPVSHLGHVGTKVDDTYMQLKKDLEYLDLKVAGSQMLKVSGKPVKVAESDVDVTLSRLCEQDKILRDLEAGISSLKDDKDKLESVLDVSHQQMEQFQEQPAHAHKIAYQQRLLQEDLVTIRAQISRLSTEMAYAWEEYNRQETSVEQLRSALHTHMTHSATPQQEKAEMKRELWRIEDVMAGLSASKANYKITIDSVQNPGGKISAAKTSLERKLVPSVSDPAVPSHSTEVQPPPRSSIPRILSHTLPHSTVPKWHDSLLSQAEDSAPPRPPLPRLYDYDETPPVVPPLPREASVIRHTSVRGLKRQSDERKRDRESGQYVVNGDCKADLRSYLSEPELPGMGHHDTGSDLDYQYFPGRGLSGSSTQMNQSSSISSYVTLRRGPGSSVARERPKSALERLSSPTEALQLPGGQPRGRMTAEEQLERMKRHQKALVRERKRNLSQGERSCAGLSAAATAASHRSYSYSRVTSGASDPPASVFDWREERLGAEGQSDEGPSRGKERGRIQSDEWVTLTPSLVREVDVEPLDYDLDISLELSKPRKVPIPERYVESDPDEPASPEELEERSRRAERIKNLLAKSSLHNMQPAGPLDFSELDSALKQQERIMNVSQTLAAEASRKSKVVAAKAAAEH, encoded by the exons GCCGCTGGGGGCTCGCATGATGTCCAAACCCGCGGGTGAGCAGCTCTCCAGCACCACAGTCAGCGAGGCCTCCACcgccatcacctcctccactgtgGACAGCACCTCTGCCTCCAAg GGCTCCCGGTCCAGTGCTAAGGTGCACAGCTTTGGGAAGAGAGAGCAGGCCATTAAGAGGAATCCCAATGTCCCTGTGGTGGTTCGAGGATGGCTTTACAAACAG GACAGCTCTGGGATGCGTCTCTGGAAGAGGAAGTGGTTCGTCTTGGCAGATTTCTGTCTGTTCTACTACAAAG acagcagagaggaatCGGTCCTCGGCAGTATTCCTCTGCCCAGCTATGGCATTTCACCTGTGGGACCCGAGGACCACATCAGTCGCAAGTATGCCTTTAAG GCTAGCCACACGGGTATGCGCTCGTACATTTACAAGGagagctctgtgattggctcacAGGCGGAGCACACTGGGATGCGGACGTATTACTTCAGCGCCGACACCCAGGAGGACATGAACACCTGGCTGAGGGCCATGAACCAGGCGGCATTGATGCAGAACCACGGCGATGCATTCATCAG ACCATCTGACAAGTTGGAGATGATAAGCgtgttgcagcagcaggctgTTCCACAGACGAACCACGTGAACCACCGCAAGACCAAGACTTCCGACTCTGACGCCACCAGGCCAATCGTCCACGAGGTTCTCCTGGAGCCCATACACCGCGACGCAGAGGAGCGCTGCAGCTTCCACAAAGACTCTCCCGCCGCCACCATGGGGAGCACCGGCCTGGAAATGGACACGCACACGTCCCTGCCCTCCAACCCCACTCCCTCCGCCGTCTCACACTCGGACCTCGGGTCGGCCTCTGCACCCGTGTCCAGGGTGCCGTCCCGGGCGCCGTCGCGAGCCGCCTCAACGCTGCCTTCCAGCGTCTGTACGAGAAATGGCCTTGTGCAAACTCCAAGCCCCATCCTGGAGCCCAACGGGATCGCAGCGGGGACTTACCAGAGGGCCCCAGCGCCGCCCCCTGCTGATACACACAAGCAGGTGCATAGGAGGAGCGCTCTGGAGCAAGTGGAGCACTGGGTCAAAGTGCAGAAGGCAGAGCAAAAAGG CCCCCCATCCAGAGAGAACACCCTCCCACGTCGCACACCACCAACCCAGCACAAGTTCACATCCGTGGATGTATACCAAACCCTGCCGAAGACCCCGCGGCAGAGCCCCCCACCTGCCCGACTCGGTGAGTACAAGTACGCCCAGGACCGCCTGAGCCACTTCCGCCTCACCCCCGAGCAGGGTGTCACAGGATCCAACACCGTGTGGCAGCTGTATGAGTGGCAGCAGCGTCACCAGTTTCGTCACGGCAGCCCAACAGCGCCGCTCTACACCCCGGCTCCGGAGTACCCCTTTGGCTCCCGCCCCCCTTCCACTGTGccaccctcctcctcggccCCCAGGCCTGACGGGCCTCCCCGCTGTGTGTCGGTACCACCCTCGTCGGCGGACATCCCCCCACCGGGACCCCCGCCGGGTACCAGCCGCACCCTGTCACCTACACGGAGGCCGCATACGCCAGCTGAACGGGTGACAGTCAGGCCTGTGGGTGACAGGTCAGTGGTGGACATCCCCTTCACCGTGTCCCCCCGGAGGACCAAATCTCAGCTGTTCAAG gCTTCTACTATTGAGAGACGGTCACTGCCTCCCTCTGgctacatcacacacacagtcagtgcaCCCAGCCTTCATGGCAAAACG CCCGAGGAGCTCACTCTGCTCCTCATTCAGCTGCGTCGTCATCAGGCCAAGATGGCCTCCGCACGCCAGCACGCATTAACCCAGCTCCAGCGGCTCAACGGCCCCAAAGAGCCCTTCCACCACAACCACCTCCTCACTCCCACCACCACTAGCACCAGCCCCCTCCTCGGGTCCAGCCCCTCTCCTGTGTCCCACCTCGGACATGTGGGCACCAAG GTGGATGACACCTACATGCAGCTGAAGAAGGACTTGGAGTATCTGGACCTGAAG GTCGCTGGAAGTCAGATGCTGAAGGTGTCAGGGAAACCTGTCAAGGTTGCAGAAAGTGACGTGGAT gtgACGTTGAGTCGGTTATGTGAGCAGGACAAGATCCTGAGGGATCTGGAGGCGGGAATCAGCTCCCTGAAGGACgacaag GACAAGCTGGAGAGCGTGCTGGATGTGTCCCACCAGCAGATGGAGCAGTTTCAGGAGCAGCCGGCCCACGCCCATAAGATCGCCTATCAGCAGAGGCTCCTGCAGGAGGACCTGGTCACCATCAGGGCCCAAATATCTCGCCTCTCCACG GAGATGGCATATGCCTGGGAGGAGTACAACAGGCAGGAGACATCGGTAGAGCAGTTGAGATCAGCGCTGCATACACACATGACCCACAGCGCCACCCCTCAG caggagaaggcTGAGATGAAGCGCGAGCTGTGGAGGATCGAAGATGTGATGGCCGGACTGAGCGCCAGCAAAGCCAACTACAAGATCACCATTGACTCTGTCCAGAACCCAGGTGGGAAGATCAGCGCAGCAAAAACCTCCTTAg AGAGGAAACTAGTGCCTTCGGTGTCGGACCCAGCAGTGCCTTCTCATAGCACAGAGgtccagcctcctcctcgcAGCTCCATCCCCAGAATCCTCTCCCATACTTTGCCTCACAGCACCGTGCCAAAGTGG CACGACTCACTGCTGTCCCAGGCAGAGGACAGCGCCCCACCCCGGCCACCGCTGCCCCGCCTCTACGACTACGATGAGACGCCCCCCGTGGTGCCTCCTCTCCCCAGGGAGGCCTCAGTCATCCGTCATACGTCAGTGCGTGGACTAAAGCGCCAAtcagacgagaggaagagggaccGGGAGAGTGGGCAGTATGTTGTCAACGGAGACTGTAAG GCTGACCTGCGATCCTACCTGAGTGAACCGGAGCTGCCCGGAATGGGTCACCACGACACTGGGTCTGACCTTGACTACCAGTATTTCCCAGGCAGAG GTCTGTCGGGCTCCTCAACTCAAATGAACCAGTCCAGCTCCATCTCGTCCTACGTCACACTAAGGCGAGGTCCTGGGAGCTCCGTAGCCAGG GAGAGACCTAAGAGTGCCTTGGAGCGCCTGTCCTCACCCACAGAGGCCCTGCAGCTGCCGGGCGGCCAGCCTCGAGGCCGGATGACCgccgaggagcagctggagcggATGAAGCGCCACCAGAAGGCGCTGGTCCGCGAGCGCAAGAGGAACCTCAGCCAGGGCGAGCGCTCGTGCGCGGGCTTGTcggccgccgccaccgccgcctcccATCGCTCCTACTCCTACTCCAGGGTGACCTCCGGCGCCTCCGACCCTCCGGCCTCC GTGTTCGATTGGCGGGAGGAGCGACTGGGGGCAGAGGGGCAGAGCGACGAGGGGCCCAGCCGAGGGAAAGAGCGAGGCAGGATTCAGTCCGACGAGTGGGTGACGCTGACGCCGTCGCTCGTGCGAGAGGTGGACGTCGAGCCTCTCGACTACGACCTGGACATCAGCCTAGAG CTGTCCAAACCGCGAAAGGTTCCCATCCCGGAGCGCTATGTAGAGTCGGACCCCGACGAGCCCGCAAGTcccgaggagctggaggagcgcTCCCGCCGGGCCGAGCGCATCAAGAACCTGCTGGCCAAGTCCAG TCTTCATAACATGCAGCCAGCGGGGCCGTTGGACTTCAGTGAGCTGGACTCGGCTCtcaagcagcaggagaggatCATGAACGTGTCCCAGACTCTGGCTGCGGAGGCGTCGCGCAAGAGCAAAGTGGTGGCAG
- the LOC118315966 gene encoding pleckstrin homology domain-containing family A member 7 isoform X5, with translation MGTCCSRDPTREAGHELVPIKRHAVWPRTATVVANVHDHEFSTWDLRCDPSHNQGTTAFRHPVTGQISPENVDFILQEQPLGARMMSKPAGEQLSSTTVSEASTAITSSTVDSTSASKGSRSSAKVHSFGKREQAIKRNPNVPVVVRGWLYKQDSSGMRLWKRKWFVLADFCLFYYKDSREESVLGSIPLPSYGISPVGPEDHISRKYAFKASHTGMRSYIYKESSVIGSQAEHTGMRTYYFSADTQEDMNTWLRAMNQAALMQNHGDAFIRPSDKLEMISVLQQQAVPQTNHVNHRKTKTSDSDATRPIVHEVLLEPIHRDAEERCSFHKDSPAATMGSTGLEMDTHTSLPSNPTPSAVSHSDLGSASAPVSRVPSRAPSRAASTLPSSVCTRNGLVQTPSPILEPNGIAAGTYQRAPAPPPADTHKQVHRRSALEQVEHWVKVQKAEQKGPPSRENTLPRRTPPTQHKFTSVDVYQTLPKTPRQSPPPARLGEYKYAQDRLSHFRLTPEQGVTGSNTVWQLYEWQQRHQFRHGSPTAPLYTPAPEYPFGSRPPSTVPPSSSAPRPDGPPRCVSVPPSSADIPPPGPPPGTSRTLSPTRRPHTPAERVTVRPVGDRSVVDIPFTVSPRRTKSQLFKASTIERRSLPPSGYITHTVSAPSLHGKTPEELTLLLIQLRRHQAKMASARQHALTQLQRLNGPKEPFHHNHLLTPTTTSTSPLLGSSPSPVSHLGHVGTKVDDTYMQLKKDLEYLDLKVAGSQMLKVSGKPVKVAESDVDVTLSRLCEQDKILRDLEAGISSLKDDKDKLESVLDVSHQQMEQFQEQPAHAHKIAYQQRLLQEDLVTIRAQISRLSTEMAYAWEEYNRQETSVEQLRSALHTHMTHSATPQQEKAEMKRELWRIEDVMAGLSASKANYKITIDSVQNPGGKISAAKTSLERKLVPSVSDPAVPSHSTEVQPPPRSSIPRILSHTLPHSTVPKWHDSLLSQAEDSAPPRPPLPRLYDYDETPPVVPPLPREASVIRHTSVRGLKRQSDERKRDRESGQYVVNGDCKADLRSYLSEPELPGMGHHDTGSDLDYQYFPGRGLSGSSTQMNQSSSISSYVTLRRGPGSSVARERPKSALERLSSPTEALQLPGGQPRGRMTAEEQLERMKRHQKALVRERKRNLSQGERSCAGLSAAATAASHRSYSYSRVTSGASDPPASVFDWREERLGAEGQSDEGPSRGKERGRIQSDEWVTLTPSLVREVDVEPLDYDLDISLELSKPRKVPIPERYVESDPDEPASPEELEERSRRAERIKNLLAKSSLHNMQPAGPLDFSELDSALKQQERIMNVSQTLAAEASRKSKVVAGAEWQQSR, from the exons GCCGCTGGGGGCTCGCATGATGTCCAAACCCGCGGGTGAGCAGCTCTCCAGCACCACAGTCAGCGAGGCCTCCACcgccatcacctcctccactgtgGACAGCACCTCTGCCTCCAAg GGCTCCCGGTCCAGTGCTAAGGTGCACAGCTTTGGGAAGAGAGAGCAGGCCATTAAGAGGAATCCCAATGTCCCTGTGGTGGTTCGAGGATGGCTTTACAAACAG GACAGCTCTGGGATGCGTCTCTGGAAGAGGAAGTGGTTCGTCTTGGCAGATTTCTGTCTGTTCTACTACAAAG acagcagagaggaatCGGTCCTCGGCAGTATTCCTCTGCCCAGCTATGGCATTTCACCTGTGGGACCCGAGGACCACATCAGTCGCAAGTATGCCTTTAAG GCTAGCCACACGGGTATGCGCTCGTACATTTACAAGGagagctctgtgattggctcacAGGCGGAGCACACTGGGATGCGGACGTATTACTTCAGCGCCGACACCCAGGAGGACATGAACACCTGGCTGAGGGCCATGAACCAGGCGGCATTGATGCAGAACCACGGCGATGCATTCATCAG ACCATCTGACAAGTTGGAGATGATAAGCgtgttgcagcagcaggctgTTCCACAGACGAACCACGTGAACCACCGCAAGACCAAGACTTCCGACTCTGACGCCACCAGGCCAATCGTCCACGAGGTTCTCCTGGAGCCCATACACCGCGACGCAGAGGAGCGCTGCAGCTTCCACAAAGACTCTCCCGCCGCCACCATGGGGAGCACCGGCCTGGAAATGGACACGCACACGTCCCTGCCCTCCAACCCCACTCCCTCCGCCGTCTCACACTCGGACCTCGGGTCGGCCTCTGCACCCGTGTCCAGGGTGCCGTCCCGGGCGCCGTCGCGAGCCGCCTCAACGCTGCCTTCCAGCGTCTGTACGAGAAATGGCCTTGTGCAAACTCCAAGCCCCATCCTGGAGCCCAACGGGATCGCAGCGGGGACTTACCAGAGGGCCCCAGCGCCGCCCCCTGCTGATACACACAAGCAGGTGCATAGGAGGAGCGCTCTGGAGCAAGTGGAGCACTGGGTCAAAGTGCAGAAGGCAGAGCAAAAAGG CCCCCCATCCAGAGAGAACACCCTCCCACGTCGCACACCACCAACCCAGCACAAGTTCACATCCGTGGATGTATACCAAACCCTGCCGAAGACCCCGCGGCAGAGCCCCCCACCTGCCCGACTCGGTGAGTACAAGTACGCCCAGGACCGCCTGAGCCACTTCCGCCTCACCCCCGAGCAGGGTGTCACAGGATCCAACACCGTGTGGCAGCTGTATGAGTGGCAGCAGCGTCACCAGTTTCGTCACGGCAGCCCAACAGCGCCGCTCTACACCCCGGCTCCGGAGTACCCCTTTGGCTCCCGCCCCCCTTCCACTGTGccaccctcctcctcggccCCCAGGCCTGACGGGCCTCCCCGCTGTGTGTCGGTACCACCCTCGTCGGCGGACATCCCCCCACCGGGACCCCCGCCGGGTACCAGCCGCACCCTGTCACCTACACGGAGGCCGCATACGCCAGCTGAACGGGTGACAGTCAGGCCTGTGGGTGACAGGTCAGTGGTGGACATCCCCTTCACCGTGTCCCCCCGGAGGACCAAATCTCAGCTGTTCAAG gCTTCTACTATTGAGAGACGGTCACTGCCTCCCTCTGgctacatcacacacacagtcagtgcaCCCAGCCTTCATGGCAAAACG CCCGAGGAGCTCACTCTGCTCCTCATTCAGCTGCGTCGTCATCAGGCCAAGATGGCCTCCGCACGCCAGCACGCATTAACCCAGCTCCAGCGGCTCAACGGCCCCAAAGAGCCCTTCCACCACAACCACCTCCTCACTCCCACCACCACTAGCACCAGCCCCCTCCTCGGGTCCAGCCCCTCTCCTGTGTCCCACCTCGGACATGTGGGCACCAAG GTGGATGACACCTACATGCAGCTGAAGAAGGACTTGGAGTATCTGGACCTGAAG GTCGCTGGAAGTCAGATGCTGAAGGTGTCAGGGAAACCTGTCAAGGTTGCAGAAAGTGACGTGGAT gtgACGTTGAGTCGGTTATGTGAGCAGGACAAGATCCTGAGGGATCTGGAGGCGGGAATCAGCTCCCTGAAGGACgacaag GACAAGCTGGAGAGCGTGCTGGATGTGTCCCACCAGCAGATGGAGCAGTTTCAGGAGCAGCCGGCCCACGCCCATAAGATCGCCTATCAGCAGAGGCTCCTGCAGGAGGACCTGGTCACCATCAGGGCCCAAATATCTCGCCTCTCCACG GAGATGGCATATGCCTGGGAGGAGTACAACAGGCAGGAGACATCGGTAGAGCAGTTGAGATCAGCGCTGCATACACACATGACCCACAGCGCCACCCCTCAG caggagaaggcTGAGATGAAGCGCGAGCTGTGGAGGATCGAAGATGTGATGGCCGGACTGAGCGCCAGCAAAGCCAACTACAAGATCACCATTGACTCTGTCCAGAACCCAGGTGGGAAGATCAGCGCAGCAAAAACCTCCTTAg AGAGGAAACTAGTGCCTTCGGTGTCGGACCCAGCAGTGCCTTCTCATAGCACAGAGgtccagcctcctcctcgcAGCTCCATCCCCAGAATCCTCTCCCATACTTTGCCTCACAGCACCGTGCCAAAGTGG CACGACTCACTGCTGTCCCAGGCAGAGGACAGCGCCCCACCCCGGCCACCGCTGCCCCGCCTCTACGACTACGATGAGACGCCCCCCGTGGTGCCTCCTCTCCCCAGGGAGGCCTCAGTCATCCGTCATACGTCAGTGCGTGGACTAAAGCGCCAAtcagacgagaggaagagggaccGGGAGAGTGGGCAGTATGTTGTCAACGGAGACTGTAAG GCTGACCTGCGATCCTACCTGAGTGAACCGGAGCTGCCCGGAATGGGTCACCACGACACTGGGTCTGACCTTGACTACCAGTATTTCCCAGGCAGAG GTCTGTCGGGCTCCTCAACTCAAATGAACCAGTCCAGCTCCATCTCGTCCTACGTCACACTAAGGCGAGGTCCTGGGAGCTCCGTAGCCAGG GAGAGACCTAAGAGTGCCTTGGAGCGCCTGTCCTCACCCACAGAGGCCCTGCAGCTGCCGGGCGGCCAGCCTCGAGGCCGGATGACCgccgaggagcagctggagcggATGAAGCGCCACCAGAAGGCGCTGGTCCGCGAGCGCAAGAGGAACCTCAGCCAGGGCGAGCGCTCGTGCGCGGGCTTGTcggccgccgccaccgccgcctcccATCGCTCCTACTCCTACTCCAGGGTGACCTCCGGCGCCTCCGACCCTCCGGCCTCC GTGTTCGATTGGCGGGAGGAGCGACTGGGGGCAGAGGGGCAGAGCGACGAGGGGCCCAGCCGAGGGAAAGAGCGAGGCAGGATTCAGTCCGACGAGTGGGTGACGCTGACGCCGTCGCTCGTGCGAGAGGTGGACGTCGAGCCTCTCGACTACGACCTGGACATCAGCCTAGAG CTGTCCAAACCGCGAAAGGTTCCCATCCCGGAGCGCTATGTAGAGTCGGACCCCGACGAGCCCGCAAGTcccgaggagctggaggagcgcTCCCGCCGGGCCGAGCGCATCAAGAACCTGCTGGCCAAGTCCAG TCTTCATAACATGCAGCCAGCGGGGCCGTTGGACTTCAGTGAGCTGGACTCGGCTCtcaagcagcaggagaggatCATGAACGTGTCCCAGACTCTGGCTGCGGAGGCGTCGCGCAAGAGCAAAGTGGTGGCAG